A single region of the Saprospiraceae bacterium genome encodes:
- a CDS encoding glycosyltransferase family 2 protein gives MKVTLITVAYNSAKTIRKTLESIASQDYPHIEHIVIDGASKDNTVDIVKEFQHVHRLISEPDKGMWDGLNKGLAIAEGDIIGMLNSDDVYADHTIISQVVAAFKKYQVDTVYGDIQFVSTKDPEKVVRYYSSKKFHPGKFRYGYMPAHPSFFVKRTVYEKYGYFKPDYKIAADYDLMIRFLKIHQVSYKYLDLMMVNMLIGGMSNDSLKSIYILNKEIVRTCRENGIYTNLFILSLKYFRKVFELINPAKRH, from the coding sequence ATGAAAGTTACCCTCATCACCGTCGCCTACAATAGCGCCAAAACGATTCGTAAAACCTTGGAAAGCATCGCTTCGCAGGATTATCCCCATATCGAACATATCGTCATTGATGGCGCGTCCAAAGACAATACGGTAGACATTGTGAAAGAATTTCAACATGTACACCGCCTGATCTCCGAACCAGATAAAGGAATGTGGGATGGACTCAATAAGGGCCTGGCTATTGCTGAAGGTGATATCATTGGGATGCTCAATTCAGACGACGTTTATGCCGACCATACAATTATTTCCCAAGTGGTGGCCGCTTTTAAGAAATACCAAGTCGATACAGTATATGGAGATATCCAATTTGTTTCTACAAAAGATCCCGAAAAGGTGGTGCGTTATTATTCTTCCAAAAAATTTCATCCTGGTAAATTCAGGTATGGCTATATGCCTGCGCATCCCTCTTTTTTTGTAAAACGAACAGTTTACGAAAAATATGGTTACTTCAAGCCCGACTACAAAATTGCAGCAGATTACGATCTCATGATCCGATTCCTGAAAATCCATCAAGTTTCGTATAAATACCTGGACCTTATGATGGTCAATATGTTGATCGGGGGGATGAGTAATGACAGCTTGAAGAGCATCTATATTCTCAACAAAGAAATTGTTAGAACCTGTCGCGAAAATGGGATATATACAAATTTATTCATCTTGTCTCTGAAATACTTCCGAAAAGTATTTGAATTGATCAATCCAGCCAAACGGCATTGA
- a CDS encoding NAD-dependent epimerase/dehydratase family protein has product MKKILLTGASGFIGSRWLEIDTGTCEIIPCSLQQTQIAAIDFAGIDAIIHLAGIAHRMEPTPDELYFEVNHALTIALAKAAKQQGVQHFIFMSTIKVYGAVSPKQVITIDTPCAPDDAYGRSKWNAEQDLLALQTETFRIAIIRTPIVYGPQVKGNLHRMMGLAEKRFPLPFANIHNQRSMIFVDNLIAMVQQIVALQAQGIFLPSDQHPISTTKLISLIREELGMKYHLFSLPSLARQLLRRFKPALYVRLFESLLLDSSSSNERLHFSPPFDTEHGIKEMVKSYKLTS; this is encoded by the coding sequence ATGAAGAAAATTTTACTGACAGGTGCTTCCGGCTTTATTGGCAGCCGATGGCTTGAAATTGATACGGGAACTTGCGAAATCATCCCTTGTTCATTACAGCAGACCCAAATTGCAGCTATTGATTTTGCCGGAATAGATGCCATCATACACCTGGCGGGTATTGCCCATCGGATGGAGCCTACGCCAGATGAATTGTATTTTGAGGTCAACCATGCCCTAACCATAGCTTTGGCGAAGGCAGCCAAACAACAGGGTGTTCAGCATTTCATTTTCATGAGTACGATCAAGGTATATGGAGCAGTTTCCCCAAAACAAGTCATTACCATTGATACCCCATGCGCCCCCGATGATGCCTATGGGCGTAGTAAATGGAACGCAGAACAAGATTTATTGGCACTGCAAACAGAGACCTTTCGCATTGCCATCATTAGAACACCAATCGTTTACGGCCCACAAGTAAAAGGGAATTTGCACCGTATGATGGGATTAGCAGAAAAAAGGTTTCCTTTACCCTTCGCCAATATCCATAACCAGCGGAGTATGATCTTTGTAGACAATTTGATCGCTATGGTTCAGCAGATTGTTGCCTTGCAAGCCCAAGGGATTTTTCTACCAAGCGACCAACATCCCATTTCGACAACCAAACTAATATCGCTAATACGAGAGGAATTGGGAATGAAATACCATTTATTTTCCCTACCCTCACTGGCTCGCCAATTACTCCGGCGTTTTAAGCCCGCTTTATATGTTAGACTTTTTGAGTCACTTTTATTGGATAGTAGTTCTTCTAATGAAAGACTACATTTTAGTCCGCCTTTTGATACTGAGCATGGCATAAAAGAAATGGTTAAATCGTATAAACTTACTTCATGA